From Thalassotalea euphylliae, the proteins below share one genomic window:
- a CDS encoding DUF2157 domain-containing protein, protein MKINQQQLNQAVKQHIISAQQADELYSFLSAQQAHIAQFTFTHVLYYFGGLIAIGAMSLFMTLGWSTFGGAGILAISLAYAAIGLWLTHRFANKQLIIPAGICATFVTCLTPLAVFGLQQWLGFWPSDTNYRDYHSYIHWHWLYMELATLAVGTMIAWRYRYPFLVMPIAVTLWYLTMDLSVMIVGGNSYDASWELRKMVSMYTGLLMLGLAFWIDMRTRATSPLSQQDYAFWIYLFGVIAFWGGLSLQNSDSELAKFGYFIINLVMIGLGVLLVRRVFVVFGAFGSCIYLGHLAHSVFEDSWLFPIVLSVIGLLVIYLGVLWQKHEQAISQGAQSILPKALQQLLASKR, encoded by the coding sequence ATAAAAATTAATCAACAACAGCTCAATCAAGCAGTTAAACAGCATATTATCAGCGCGCAACAAGCAGATGAGCTGTATTCCTTTTTAAGTGCGCAGCAAGCCCATATCGCGCAATTTACATTTACCCATGTGCTGTACTATTTTGGTGGTTTAATTGCCATTGGTGCCATGAGTTTGTTTATGACCTTAGGTTGGTCGACTTTTGGTGGTGCTGGCATTCTCGCGATTTCGCTTGCCTACGCGGCTATTGGCTTGTGGTTAACACACCGTTTCGCCAATAAACAGCTAATTATTCCCGCTGGTATTTGCGCTACTTTTGTCACTTGCTTGACGCCTTTGGCAGTATTTGGCTTGCAGCAGTGGTTAGGATTTTGGCCAAGCGATACCAACTATCGCGACTATCATAGCTACATTCATTGGCACTGGCTTTATATGGAGCTTGCCACCTTAGCAGTAGGTACCATGATCGCATGGCGCTATCGATACCCGTTTTTGGTGATGCCTATTGCCGTAACACTGTGGTACTTAACCATGGACTTGAGCGTTATGATCGTCGGTGGCAATAGTTATGACGCAAGCTGGGAGCTGCGCAAAATGGTATCTATGTATACCGGATTACTGATGCTTGGGTTGGCATTCTGGATTGACATGCGCACACGAGCAACAAGCCCGCTGAGCCAACAAGACTATGCCTTTTGGATTTACTTATTCGGCGTTATCGCTTTTTGGGGTGGATTATCACTGCAAAACTCAGACAGTGAGCTGGCAAAGTTTGGCTACTTTATCATCAACTTGGTGATGATCGGCCTTGGTGTTTTGCTGGTGCGACGGGTCTTTGTTGTGTTTGGTGCGTTTGGCAGCTGTATTTACCTTGGCCACTTGGCGCATAGTGTGTTTGAAGACAGCTGGCTATTCCCTATCGTGCTATCAGTGATCGGACTACTGGTGATTTACTTAGGTGTGTTATGGCAAAAACATGAACAAGCCATTAGCCAAGGTGCACAGTCCATATTGCCTAAAGCACTACAACAATTGCTGGCCAGTAAACGATAA